The following proteins come from a genomic window of Edaphobacter sp. 4G125:
- a CDS encoding ArsR/SmtB family transcription factor has protein sequence MKSADPNHVFRALADPTRRALFEELTRQGEQTVHALTRYAGVSQPAVSKHLTILKRAKLVRHRREGRETHYRAQSEALAPMIDWLNHYGAFWRDRFDRLESLLERM, from the coding sequence ATGAAGTCGGCCGACCCCAACCATGTATTTCGCGCCCTCGCCGATCCCACGCGTCGCGCCCTCTTCGAGGAGCTGACCCGGCAAGGAGAGCAGACCGTCCATGCCTTGACTCGATACGCTGGCGTCTCTCAGCCTGCCGTCTCCAAGCACCTCACCATACTGAAGCGGGCAAAGCTGGTACGGCATCGTCGCGAAGGACGCGAAACCCACTATCGTGCCCAGTCCGAAGCTCTGGCTCCTATGATCGATTGGCTCAATCATTACGGCGCATTCTGGCGCGATCGTTTCGATCGCCTTGAATCCCTTTTGGAAAGGATGTAA
- a CDS encoding outer membrane beta-barrel protein has translation MVRLLFAVFAFFFVTNLSAQDLTDSTSPSSSGVVQSASSSKPFFSRLIAAYRDDWFPSPTSTSASPERRGFSAPLDSPPFPSTDYSVGGTPVIGAPDTQSYILMQAINENRSRTKIYGWFNGGFNISTSNKGDGANSPAAYYYNPNRVTPDQQVLYIERLPNTVQTDHVDYGFRLATLYGQDYRYTTSKGIFSQQLLARNHEYGFDPVMFYVDFYVPHVAKGMNVRIGRYISLPDIEAQLAPNNYTYSHSLLYTIDPYTQTGLVASVKLSDHWLLQAGFSGGNDVAPWTKDATPTGTFCANYTWGKGGDALYACANSFNKGKYAYNNVQPYYLTWYHKINAKWHTDTEFWYMYERDVPNIAGNVANPVPTETGANGAFCFAGKQTCFAPADAVVNYLEDKIDSHNYISIRNEFVDDIRGQRTGYATKYTEHLISYGHWIGSTVLFRPELRLEHSYDRAAYDLGTKKTQFVVAGDITYHF, from the coding sequence ATGGTCCGCCTTCTGTTTGCTGTATTTGCATTTTTCTTTGTTACCAATCTCTCTGCACAAGACTTGACCGATTCGACTTCACCCTCTTCTTCAGGAGTCGTGCAAAGCGCATCATCTTCCAAACCATTTTTCAGTCGATTGATCGCAGCCTATCGCGACGATTGGTTCCCATCGCCAACCTCTACCTCAGCATCACCAGAACGCCGCGGATTCTCCGCGCCACTCGATTCGCCTCCCTTTCCGAGCACGGACTATTCAGTAGGAGGCACGCCCGTCATCGGCGCTCCAGATACCCAGTCCTACATCCTCATGCAAGCCATCAACGAAAATCGGAGCCGCACAAAGATCTACGGCTGGTTCAATGGAGGATTCAACATCAGCACGTCCAACAAGGGCGATGGCGCTAACTCTCCAGCCGCCTACTATTACAACCCGAACCGGGTTACGCCCGATCAACAGGTGCTCTACATTGAACGTCTCCCCAACACCGTTCAAACGGATCACGTTGACTATGGTTTTCGTTTGGCCACGCTTTATGGTCAGGACTACCGCTACACCACCAGCAAAGGAATCTTCTCGCAGCAGCTCCTGGCACGCAATCACGAGTATGGCTTTGATCCTGTCATGTTCTACGTGGACTTCTATGTACCACACGTCGCAAAGGGGATGAACGTCCGCATAGGCCGATACATCTCCTTGCCAGACATCGAAGCCCAGCTCGCTCCGAACAACTACACTTATTCGCACTCACTGCTCTACACCATCGATCCCTATACACAAACGGGACTCGTCGCCAGTGTCAAGCTCTCAGATCATTGGCTGCTCCAGGCAGGCTTCTCGGGGGGAAATGACGTAGCCCCCTGGACAAAAGATGCGACACCTACCGGAACGTTCTGCGCAAACTATACCTGGGGTAAGGGAGGCGATGCGCTGTATGCGTGTGCAAACTCCTTCAATAAAGGGAAGTATGCCTATAACAATGTTCAGCCCTACTATCTGACCTGGTATCACAAGATCAATGCCAAATGGCACACCGATACCGAGTTTTGGTACATGTACGAACGAGACGTTCCGAACATCGCAGGAAATGTTGCCAATCCTGTGCCTACAGAGACAGGCGCGAATGGAGCTTTCTGTTTCGCTGGAAAACAGACCTGCTTCGCTCCGGCCGATGCAGTCGTAAATTACCTCGAAGATAAGATCGATTCACATAACTACATCTCCATCCGCAACGAATTCGTGGACGACATCCGCGGACAGCGCACCGGCTATGCAACAAAATACACTGAGCATCTGATCAGCTATGGCCATTGGATCGGCTCTACGGTCCTCTTCCGCCCAGAGCTCCGCCTGGAACACTCTTACGATCGCGCCGCCTATGACCTCGGAACGAAGAAAACGCAATTCGTCGTAGCCGGAGATATTACTTATCACTTTTAG
- the hpnJ gene encoding hopanoid biosynthesis associated radical SAM protein HpnJ, translating to MPLKTLFLNPPSFENFDGGASSRWPATREIESYWYPVWLAYPAGMLEGSRLLDAPPHHISAEETIEIAKGYDFLVLFTSTVGWAGDHGLAQAIKKVNPSIKIAFVGPPVTTDPDRALNECNVIDFVCRREFDFSVVEFANGKPLNEILGISYRDASGSIQHNPDRPQVEDLDAMPWATKIYKRDMDVTKYNVPFLLHPYIALYSTRGCPAQCTFCLWPQTLSGHAWRKRSSDDVAAEMKWAKENFPEVKEFFFDDDTFNIQKARTIELCSKLKPLGITWSCTSRVTTDRDTLKAMKDAGCRLLIVGFESGDPQILKNIKKGATVERARDFVKDCHDLGLVIHADFILGLPGETKESIRNTINFAKTLDCETIQVSVAHAYPGTEFYDFAKKGGFITNEKMEDGGGHQMAHIEYPGLPTEYVMEMVHKFYDEYYFRPKAAARVIWKAIVNRDVPRLYVEAVSFMKLRSQRNKAARAKAAENALKAQESVSLNA from the coding sequence ATGCCGCTCAAGACACTGTTCCTGAACCCGCCCTCCTTTGAAAACTTTGATGGCGGCGCCAGCTCCCGCTGGCCCGCAACCCGCGAGATCGAGTCCTACTGGTACCCCGTCTGGCTCGCCTACCCTGCCGGCATGTTGGAGGGCTCTCGCCTGCTCGACGCTCCTCCGCACCACATCTCTGCGGAAGAAACCATCGAAATCGCAAAGGGCTACGATTTTTTGGTGCTCTTCACCTCGACCGTAGGCTGGGCTGGCGATCATGGTCTTGCTCAGGCCATCAAGAAGGTCAATCCGTCGATCAAAATCGCCTTCGTCGGACCTCCCGTCACTACCGACCCCGACCGCGCTCTGAATGAATGCAACGTCATCGATTTTGTCTGCCGTCGCGAATTCGATTTTTCCGTCGTAGAGTTTGCTAACGGCAAGCCGCTCAATGAAATCCTCGGCATCAGCTACCGCGATGCCAGCGGTAGCATCCAACATAACCCCGATCGTCCTCAAGTCGAGGACCTCGATGCAATGCCTTGGGCGACCAAGATCTACAAGCGCGACATGGACGTCACCAAGTACAACGTGCCGTTCCTGCTTCATCCCTACATTGCCCTCTACTCGACGCGCGGCTGCCCTGCGCAGTGCACATTCTGCCTCTGGCCGCAGACGCTCTCCGGTCACGCCTGGCGCAAGCGCTCTAGCGATGACGTCGCTGCCGAGATGAAGTGGGCCAAGGAGAACTTCCCCGAAGTGAAGGAGTTCTTCTTCGACGACGACACCTTCAACATCCAGAAAGCCCGTACCATCGAGCTCTGCTCCAAACTGAAGCCGCTCGGCATCACTTGGTCCTGCACCTCACGCGTCACCACCGATCGCGACACCCTCAAAGCCATGAAGGACGCCGGTTGCCGCCTGCTGATCGTCGGCTTCGAGTCCGGCGACCCGCAGATCCTCAAGAACATCAAGAAGGGCGCCACTGTCGAGCGAGCGCGTGACTTCGTCAAGGATTGCCACGATCTCGGCCTCGTCATTCACGCTGACTTCATCCTTGGCCTGCCCGGCGAAACCAAAGAGTCCATCCGGAACACCATCAACTTTGCCAAGACGCTCGACTGCGAAACCATCCAGGTCTCCGTCGCACACGCCTATCCTGGCACCGAGTTCTACGACTTCGCCAAGAAGGGCGGCTTCATCACCAACGAAAAGATGGAAGACGGTGGCGGTCATCAGATGGCGCACATCGAATACCCCGGCCTCCCTACCGAGTACGTCATGGAGATGGTGCACAAGTTCTACGACGAGTACTACTTCCGACCCAAGGCCGCAGCCCGCGTCATCTGGAAGGCCATCGTCAACCGCGACGTTCCCCGTCTCTACGTCGAGGCCGTCTCGTTCATGAAGCTGCGCTCGCAGCGTAATAAGGCTGCTCGCGCCAAGGCCGCTGAAAATGCACTTAAGGCACAGGAATCCGTCAGCCTGAACGCATAA
- a CDS encoding TolC family protein: protein MTLFHSLLTVAVCVSATAVPAAAQISFTTAIDLALKNSPKVLAAQAEVDKARAALDQTRDVYIPALSIGSGLGYTYGFPFGAPSLFNITAQSLLFDQSQRNYTRSARAGLEAANHNLRDVRQQIMEDAATTYLSLDADLERIQAAQEESGYAGGLTKIVQQRLDAGQDTQIELTRAKLTAANLRLRQIQLEDDASSQREHLAHLTGLPADGLATDHASIPAFQQLDPVKNTVLPESVQGAYSTAESKFQSAFGDSRKMYRPQIGLGIQYSRLAAFNNYQDYYRPGSFSNYNNLQVGLQVNLPFLDFTKRAKARESLAEARRSLREADQARDQFLEGRHKTNNAIRELQARTEIASLERELALNQIDVVRVQLRQGNPGGQPVTPKEEQNALIQERARYLDFLDSDLQLRQMQINLMRSNGQLENWLKSSSQSLSPAALKPE, encoded by the coding sequence ATGACACTTTTTCATTCACTTCTTACCGTCGCCGTATGCGTATCCGCGACAGCTGTTCCTGCTGCTGCTCAGATCTCGTTTACTACAGCAATCGATCTTGCGCTGAAGAATAGCCCTAAGGTCTTGGCGGCTCAGGCAGAAGTCGACAAAGCACGGGCAGCGCTCGATCAGACCCGAGACGTTTATATTCCGGCCCTCAGCATCGGTTCCGGCCTGGGTTACACATACGGCTTCCCGTTCGGAGCTCCGTCTCTCTTTAATATCACTGCGCAATCGCTTCTCTTCGACCAATCTCAACGCAACTATACCCGCTCTGCCCGGGCCGGCCTGGAAGCAGCGAATCACAATCTCAGAGATGTTCGGCAGCAGATTATGGAAGACGCGGCAACGACGTACCTCTCTCTCGATGCCGACCTTGAGCGCATTCAAGCCGCTCAGGAAGAATCAGGATACGCTGGCGGATTGACAAAGATTGTTCAGCAGCGCCTCGATGCCGGACAGGATACGCAGATCGAACTCACTCGAGCAAAGCTGACCGCGGCAAATCTCCGACTCCGCCAGATTCAACTGGAAGATGACGCCAGCAGCCAGCGCGAACACCTCGCTCATCTGACCGGACTTCCAGCAGATGGACTGGCCACTGACCATGCAAGTATCCCCGCCTTCCAGCAGCTCGATCCCGTGAAGAATACCGTCCTCCCAGAATCTGTACAGGGGGCCTACTCGACAGCAGAATCCAAATTCCAGTCCGCCTTCGGTGACTCACGAAAGATGTACCGGCCTCAGATTGGACTTGGCATTCAATACAGCCGCCTTGCCGCCTTCAACAACTATCAGGACTATTACCGGCCCGGCAGTTTTAGTAATTACAACAACCTTCAGGTGGGACTTCAGGTCAATCTTCCCTTCCTCGACTTCACGAAACGCGCCAAGGCACGGGAGTCCCTTGCCGAAGCTCGGCGCAGCCTTCGCGAGGCCGATCAGGCGCGCGATCAGTTCCTTGAAGGGCGTCATAAAACGAACAATGCCATTCGTGAGTTGCAGGCTCGTACCGAGATTGCCTCACTCGAACGGGAACTCGCGCTGAACCAGATCGACGTTGTGCGTGTTCAACTTCGACAAGGCAATCCCGGCGGCCAGCCGGTGACACCAAAAGAAGAGCAAAATGCGCTCATTCAGGAGCGCGCACGCTATCTCGACTTTCTGGACTCTGACCTCCAGCTTCGCCAGATGCAGATCAACCTGATGCGATCGAACGGACAGTTGGAGAACTGGTTGAAGTCTTCGTCGCAATCTCTTTCACCGGCTGCACTAAAACCAGAATGA